One window from the genome of Aphelocoma coerulescens isolate FSJ_1873_10779 chromosome 19, UR_Acoe_1.0, whole genome shotgun sequence encodes:
- the TSR1 gene encoding pre-rRNA-processing protein TSR1 homolog gives MVMAAAGAHRPGPLKQQNKAHKGGKHSGSSQRRAGGRVPVKAQPRRRLRDLNRVDRRHQALQLRRQRKEAVLAEKRNLGSRDGPPHLVVVLLLHSRAAAHDTLRLLQSQDSAVVRADEGRAGGFALLCPRLKQRWRFVTAQAGDLHAVLDLAKVADSLLFILDPVDGWDSAGEHCLSCLFAQGLPSYALAVPGGTDLPPKKRIDARKKLSKSIEKRFPEAKLFPLNTEQESSLLLRHLSSQKQRHLAFRDRRAHLLARAAEFVPSQDSDLVGTLKVSGFVRGQTLNVNSLVHIVGHGDFQVSQVDAPPDPLSLNPRVVKGQKRSQDMEVQDDSGNGADEMEEDVKVLMKADPSKQESLQSEVVPDPMEGEQTWPTEEELQEAEDSLKANRRVVKVPKGTSKYQAAWIVDDGEEGSEKDDDDDDEDDDMDDDLMEEAVSQEGDSSEEEAGEEESETMTVSECLRDDQYDEKMEEDEQMLERYKQERMDEMFPDEVDTPRDVPARVRFQKYRGLKSFRTSPWDPKENLPRDYARIFQFQDFSRTRKNLFRQIEKEETEGALVGWYVTLHVCNVPVSVMESFKEGKPLVLFSLLPHEQKMSVLNFLVRRHPGNSEPVRAKEELIFHCGFRRFRASPLFSQHTSADKHKLERFLRPDAALVVTVYAPITFPPASVLLFKQRSNGMHDLIATGSLLSVDPDRIVIKRLVLSGHPFKIFTKMAVVRYMFFNREDVMWFKPVELRTKWGRRGHIKEPLGTHGHMKCHFDGQLKSQDTVLLNLYKRVFPKWTYDPHVPEPVPWVRSESTLPEREVEME, from the exons ATGGTgatggcggcggcgggcgcgcaCCGGCCTGGGCCGCTCAAGCAGCAGAACAAGGCGCACAAGGGCGGCAAGCACAGCGGCTCCTCGCAGCGCCGTGCTGGAG gccgCGTCCCCGTCAAGGCCCAGCCCCGCCGGCGGCTCCGCGACTTGAACAGGGTGGACCGGCGGCATCAGGCGCTGCAGCTCCGCCGGCAGCGCAAGGAGGCG gtgctggcagagaaGCGCAACCTCGGCAGCAGGGACGGGCCCCCGCACCTCgtggtggtgctgctgctgcacagcagggctgcagcccaCGACACCCTGcgcctgctgcagagccaggacTCGGCCGTTGTCCGTGCAGAtgagggcagggctggtggcttTGCTCTCCTCTGCCCCCGGCTCAAGCAGCGCTGGCGCTTTGTCACAGcacaggcag GGGATCTTCACGCTGTCTTAGACCTTGCCAAGGTTGCTGACTCCCTGCTGTTCATTCTGGATCCTGTGGATGGCTGGGACAGTGCTGGGGAGCACTGCCTCTCTTGCCTCTTTGCACAGGGGCTCCCCAGTTATG CTCTGGCTGTCCCAGGGGGCACTGACCTGCCCCCTAAGAAGAGGATAGATGCCAGGAAGAAACTCTCCAAATCCATAGAGAAGCGCTTTCCTGAGGCCAAGCTCTTCCCACTGAACACGGAGCAGGAATCCTCGCTGCTCCTGAGGCACCTCAGCTCCCAGAAGCAGCGGCACCTGGCTTTTCGGGACCGCCGCGCTCACCTGCTCGCCCGTGCTGCTGAGTTTGTGCCCAGCCAGGACAGTGACCTGGTTGGGACCCTGAAGGTGTCTGGCTTTGTCCGGGGACAGACCCTCAATGTGAACAGCCTGGTGCACATTGTGGGGCATGGGGACTTCCAGGTCAGCCAGGTGGATGCCCCTCCAGACCCTCTCTCTTTGAACCCACGTGTGGTTAAAGGACAGAAGAGGAGTCAGGACATGGAGGTTCAG GATGACTCTGGAAATGGTGCTGATGAGATGGAGGAAGATGTCAAGGTCCTGATGAAGGCAGATCCAAGCAAGCAGGAGTCCCTGCAGTCAGAAGTGGTTCCTGATCCCATGGAAGGGGAGCAGACGTGGCCCACTGAAGAAGAACTGCAGGAAGCAGAGG ATTCTCTGAAGGCAAACAGGAGGGTGGTGAAGGTCCCCAAGGGCACATCCAAGTACCAGGCTGCCTGGATTGTGGATGATGGAGAAGAAGGCAGTgagaaagatgatgatgatgatgatgaagatgacGACATGGATGATGATCTGATGGAAGAGGCAGTTTCCCAG gagggggACAGCAGTGAGGAGGaagctggggaggaggagagcgAGACCATGACCGTGTCCGAGTGCCTGCGGGATGACCAGTACGACGAGAAGATGGAGGAGGATGAACAGATGCTGGAGAGATACAAACAGGAGAGAATGGATGAGATGTTTCCAGATGAGGTGGACACGCCACGGGACGTGCCTGCCAGAGTCAG GTTCCAGAAGTACAGGGGGCTGAAAAGCTTCCGGACTTCTCCATGGGACCCCAAAGAGAATCTTCCAAGGGATTATGCCAGGATCTTCCAGTTCCAGGACTTCTCCCGAACCAGAAAGAACCTCTTCAGACAAATAGAGAAGGAGGAGACTGAAGGAGCTTTG GTGGGCTGGTACGTTACACTTCACGTCTGCAACGTTCCTGTCTCAGTGATGGAGAGCTTCAAGGAAGGGAAACCCCTGGTCCTGTTCTCGCTGCTTCCCCATGAACAAAAG ATGTCCGTGTTGAACTTCCTGGTGCGTCGGCATCCGGGCAACAGCGAGCCAGTGAGGGCCAAGGAGGAGCTGATCTTCCACTGCGGGTTCAGACGCTTCCGAGCATCCCCCCTGTTCTCCCAGCACACCTCAG CTGATAAGCACAAGCTGGAGCGTTTCTTGCGCCCAGATGCTGCCCTGGTGGTGACTGTTTATGCTCCCATCACTTTCCCTCCTGCCTCGGTGCTGCTTTTCAAACAGAGGAGTAACG GAATGCATGACCTCATTGCCACGGGCTCCCTGCTCTCCGTGGACCCGGACAGGATCGTCATCAAGCGCCTGGTGCTCAGTGGCCACCCCTTCAAGATCTTCACCAAGATGGCTGTTGTGCGATACATGTTCTTCAACAGAG AGGATGTGATGTGGTTCAAGCCTGTGGAGCTGAGGACAAAGTGGGGACGCAGAGGGCACATCAAGGAGCCATTGG GGACCCATGGCCACATGAAGTGCCACTTTGATGGGCAGCTCAAGTCCCAGGACACAGTGCTGCTGAACCTCTACAAGCGTGTTTTTCCCAAATGGACTTATGACCCCCATGTCCCGGAGCCTGTGCCGTGGGTCAGGAGTGAGAGCACGCTGCCAGAGCGGGAGGTGGAAATGGAATGA